gctataacttagcacataacctcctcccgaccaggtttggttgacagcataagataccatggtgatatagcgacactaaaacagatccactttcgtgtcacagcataccctggctttgagcgcaacatacctcgctaacccactaatcgagatatgtagtataccccactgacATCTTAGCTATCTATCTCTGCGACTTTGGCGCTTAGAGGGATAAACATTCTGTCATCatcatccattaaacaatctgcctatcaacatccattaaactatctgcctATTAAACTcactacattcaacttttaaactatctacttttAAACCATCAAAATTCATTAAATTGTCTATCCACATCCGTTAAACTGTCTATCCTATTAATCTATCTGCCTATTAACATCCATTAAAAATGATCTActtatcaacatccattaaactatctgtctatcaacaacatTTAAACAATCTacattaaacttttaaactatcaatattcattaaactatgtgtatcaacatccattcaactatCAGCCTATCAACATCCAATGAActgtctgtctatcaacattcaataaactatctgtctatcaacaatttaactatctacattcaacttttaaactatcaactttcaTTAAACTATGCAACAAACATGTCTATACTAGCAACATTTTAACCATCTctgcattatctgttttaactagccctacatgatattttacatcaaaatatttgcattttcatgcactggtaattccttgtaATTGGATTTTTAGTTCActcttttatcgtaaatatctcaaaaagtacaAAGTtcacaaatatgaaaaataaatagaaCACCTATACATAACAAGACCTCTAGGCCAGGTAGGATGATCAAcgtgcagccaggggcttcttcGGTGACGGGAGAGCTGCAGGTAGACAACGGCGAGAGAGCCCACTCCGCTGCGGGACGTGACATGCGCGCGCGGTCCTTCAAGCACTCGCGAGAAGCGGAATAGAAATCAGAGGCAAGGAGGTCAAAGTACGTCGGCACCTTCATCAAATCACTCGGGCTAAAGATGGCGAATGTGGTGCTCGAATTTAAGGCGTCTGCCGGAGACTCGGAGCCCCAGAATCGCCCGGTGTTAATCGTCGGCCAACTGGGCAACCTGCAGCAGCTGAACTGGACCCAAGTCAAGGGCAAGCTGCAGCCGGTCGTCACCAAAGAGGTAACTAGACATCTGCGGAGAGGAGGGGCACTCAAGTTTGCAAAACTGCATGTTCATTGATCATATTCTACCAGTAACGTTAAACGTTAGTGACATGACTGCTAAACTGCACTGTATTTACTGATAACAAACAGGTCTACATTTTAGTTTAATAAAATATTTTGCCATTACTTTGCAGCCGTTTGGACGTCTTAATTCACGAGCTTGTGAAATAGTTATCTTAGCTgtctagctaacattagctataGCTGCCCCAACACTTCGGTAGTTTTCTGGTTAGCGTGGCATGCTATATATCTATCTGAAGTGTTCATATTCCGCTGTTAACTGAAGCTTGTGAAAAGCCTGCAGTGGTGAACGTTAGTTGAAAGTATACATACAGAACGCACCAATCTGCTAGCTTGTTAAAATAGCGAGGTAATCTGGCATCAACGCTTTAAGCCTCTTAGCTATTAGCTAACTTTAAATAATTTGACTTTGGAGACCGGAAGGTATGAACGGACAaatcattagattagattcaacgttaatgtcattgtgcagagtacaagtacaaagacaaaatGCAAACAATCAGAAAAGTGCAATATGATATCCAAAATATAGActggtggtgcatagacaggacaagatatatagtgcagtgtagacagtagtatatcgttggtttacagtaatataaattacatataaatatgtgcagcgtattagcagtaaccttatgcagaataaatatggctatgtgatatgaacaatgtatgaacaacatgtacagatatgtgcagtatagtagcagtaacatttataagagtagtaagacaCAATGGATAAGAGCAGTCATAGCTATGTATAATTGTAATTACAGTACATAAGTAGAACACtctgggtgggatagggtagtgcaattgGCCATGGACAGCTTAACAGGCAGTTATCTGGGGGAGATGGGgctgttattttttatttatttatttttttatatacttttttgatcccgtgagggaaatttggtctctgcatttatcccaatccgtgaggtgaagcacacactaatcccggcgcagtgagctgcctgcttcaacggcggcgctcggggagcagtgaggggttaggtgccttgctcaagggcacttcagccgcggcccactggtcggggctcgaaccggcaaccctccggttacaagtccagagtgctaaccagtgggccacggctgccccctgttAATGGGCGAAAGGCCGCAAAATGTCTGCAGAATGTCCGCCTCCTTGTCCCTGTCGAGGTTGCCATGGTGAGGGACACCTCAGCAGGAACAGCCACAGGATGGACTCTGCCGCCTCAGAAGCGGCCCTTAGTGCACCAGCTGCTTATCAGAGTTGGCAcagaatacaaataaaaaagaccTTTAATCAGCTATTTGGCATAACGGATACATGTAGGTTCTCAGTTAAGCGCCACATACTGTGTATGGGTGTCCTGtgttctcaggtgtgtgtgtgtgtgtaatgtgtgtgtcctgttttgCCAGGTATGGCAGTCGGCGCTGGGCATTCTGAACCCCAACCCCACAGACAGCTGCCCGCTGTACCTGAGCCAGGCTCTGGTGGCGTCCTTGCCCCCCCGCGTCAGTCGCCACAACAGCCCCTCCGCCGCACACTTCCTGTCCCGCCTGGTCCGCACATGCCTGCCCGCCGGGAACACACGCTGCATCCTGGTCAGTCCCCTTctactgccctgtgtgtgtgtgtgtgtgtgtgtgcgcatttatgtttatgtgtgtgtgtgtatgttgtaggTGGTGTGTGAGCGCACggatgtgtttatgagtgtgtgtgtgtgtgtgttgtaggtagTGTGTGAGAGCTCggatgtgtttatgagtgtgtgtgtgtgtgtgttgtaggtggtGTGTGAGCGCACggatgtgtttatgagtgtgtgtgtgtgtgtgtgtgtgttgtaggtggtGTGTGAGCGCACggatgtgtttatgagtgtgtgtgtgtgttgtaggtggtGTGTGAGCGCACggatgtgtttatgagtgtgtgcgtgcgtgcgcatttatgtttatgagtgtgtgtgtgttgtaggtagTGTGTGAGCGCTCggatgtgtttatgagtgtgtgtgggtgtgtgcgttgTAGGTAGTGTGTGAGCGctcggatgtgtgtgtgtgtgtgtgtgtgtgttgtaggtagTGTGTGAGCGctcggatgtgtgtgtgtgtgtgtgttgtaggtggtGTGTGAGCGCACggatgtgtttatgagtgtgtgtgtgtgtgtgtgtgtgtgtgtgtgttgtaggtagTGTGTGAGCGCTCggatgtgtttatgagtgtgtgtgttgtaggtggtgtgtgagtgctcggatgtgtttatgagtgtgtgtgtgtgtgtgtgtgtgtgttgtaggtggtgtgtgtgagtgctcggatgtgtttgagtgtgtgtgtgtgttgtaggtggtgtgtgagtgCTCGGAtgtatttatgagtgtgtgtgtgttgtaggtggtGTGTAAGCTCAGAtgtatttatgagtgtgtgtgtgttgtaggtggcGTGTAAGCTCAGAtgtatttatgagtgtgtgtgtgtgtgttgtaggtggtgtgtgtgagtgctcggatgtgtttgagtgtgtgtgtgtgttgtaggtggtgtgtgagtgCTCGGAtgtatttatgagtgtgtgtgtgttgtaggtggtGTGTAAGCTCAGAtgtatttatgagtgtgtgtgtgttgtaggtggcGTGTAAGCTCAGAtgtatttatgagtgtgtgtgtgtgtgtgtgtgtgttgtaggtggtgtgtgagtgCTCGGAtgtatttatgagtgtgtgtgtgttgtaggtggtGTGTAAGCTCAGAtgtatttatgagtgtgtgtgtgtgtgttgtaggtggtgtgtgagtgctcggatgtgtttatgagtgtgtgtgtgtgtgtgtgtgttgtaggtggtgtgtgtgagtgctcggatgtgtttgagtgtgtgtgtgtgttgtaggtggtgtgtgagtgCTCGGAtgtatttatgagtgtgtgtgtgttgtaggtggtGTGTAAGCTCAGAtgtatttatgagtgtgtgtgtgttgtaggtggcGTGTAAGCGCAGAtgtatttatgagtgtgtgtgtgtgtgttgtaggtggtgtgtgagtgCTCGGAtgtatttatgagtgtgtgtgtgttgtaggtggtgtgtgagtgCTCGGAtgtatttatgagtgtgtgtgtgttgtaggtggtGTGTAAGCTCAGAtgtatttatgagtgtgtgtgtgttttaggtggTGTGTAAGCTCAGAtgtatttatgagtgtgtgtgtgtgtgtgtgttgtaggtggtGTGTGAGCGCTcggatgtgtttgagtgtgtgtgtgtgttgtaggtggtgtgtgagtgCTCGGAtgtatttatgagtgtgtgtgtgttgtaggtggtGTGTAAGCTcagatgtatttatgtgtgtgtgttgtaagtggtgTGTGAGTGCTCGGAtgtatttatgagtgtgtgtgtgttgtaggtggtGTGTAAGCTCAGAtgtatttatgagtgtgtgtgtgttgtaggtggtGTGTGAGAGCTcagatgtatttatgtgtgtgtgtgtgtgtgtgtgtgttgtaggtggtgtgtgagtgCTCAGAtgtatttatgagtgtgtgtgtgttgtaggtggtgtgtgagtgCTCAGAtgtatttatgagtgtgtgtgtgtgtgtgttgtaggtggtGTGTGAGCGCTCGGATGTGTTTGCGTCGGCGTGTGCCATTGCGCGGGCCTTCCCCATCTTCTCACGCCGCTCATCAGCATCGCGGCGTTCTGAAAAGAAACTGGTTACTGTGGAGTTCATCACCGTTGGCAACAACAATGGCCCTCTGGATGCCAGCACCCtggaggtaacacacacacaaacacacacacacacacacctcaaatcacccctcgcatacacacacacgcatctcaaatcacccctcacacacacacacacctcaaagcaACCCTCCCACACTGTAGTTttcacgtgtttgtgtgtgtgtgtgtgtgttctgactcTAGTGTCTGACCAACGCAGCTGACGGGGTGCGGTTGGCTGCGCGCATCGTGGACACACCATGCAGTGAGATGAACACCGACCACttcctggaggtgtgtgtgtggtcattttAAAATGCCTGTTAAATTGGGATTCTGCGGAGagcattaggcctattggaagagagagagagcattaggcctattggaagagagagagcattaggtctattggaagagagagagagcattaggcctattggaagagagagagagcattaggtctattggaagagagagagagcattaggcctattggaagagagagagcattaggtctattggaagagagagagagcattaggcctattggaagagagagagagcattaggcctattggaagagagagagcattaggtctattggaagagagagagagcattaggcctattggaagagagagagagcattaggcctattggaagagagagagcattaggtctattggaagagagagagagcattaggcctattggaagagagagagcattaggcctattggaagagagagagcattaggtctattggaagagagagagagcattaggcctattggaagagagagagagcattaggcctattggaagagagagagcattaggtctattggaagagagagagagcattaggcctattggaagagagagagcattaggcctattggaagagagagagcattaggcctattggaagagagagagagcattaggcctattggaagagagagagagcattaggcctattggaagagagagagcattaggTCTATTGGAAGCCTCTCTGTTCCAAAGAggcgagaagagaagagaagagctgCTACAATAGGGGCTCCACACGCCACACCGGCTCATTATATATTCCATATATCTCTCTATATTCCAGAGTTCtaataagtgagtgtgtgtgtgtgtgtgtgtgtgtgtgtgtgtaggaaatcCGTTCTGTAGGACAGGAGCTGGGTATCCCTCCCACCATCATCCGTGGAGAGGATCTTAAGCAGAAGGGCTttggaggtacacacacacacacacacacacacacacacactcacacactcacacatatatacacaaatgTTTGGTCGTCGTTTTGGACCCAGTTTTTGTTGGGTTTTTGTACacggggtacacacacacacacacaaacacggggTGACCCTAAAGGAaaatttctcctttaagtgtgTTACATACTTCCATCAATGTTTAGATCTGTATATCTCATCCCCTGTGTTAAGGTCCAAGTAAAAACATtaaagtgtgcgtgtgcgtgcgtgtgtgtgtgtgtgtgtgtgtagggatctATGGAGTGGGGAAGGCAGCCGAGCACCCCCCTGCTCTGGCAGTGCTAAGCCACACCCCCTCAGGCGCCACTCAAACCATTGCCTGGGTGGGGAAGGGTATCGTCTACGACACGGGAGGCCTGAGCATCAagggcaaggtgtgtgtgtgtgtgtgtgtgtgtgtgtgtgagaccgaCCAGAGGCCTCAATATCAAGcctaagaggtgtgtgtgtgtgtacgtctgttcagtgtgtttgaatttcATGGCAatgatgttctgtgtgtgtgtgt
Above is a genomic segment from Alosa sapidissima isolate fAloSap1 chromosome 4, fAloSap1.pri, whole genome shotgun sequence containing:
- the npepl1 gene encoding probable aminopeptidase NPEPL1, whose translation is MANVVLEFKASAGDSEPQNRPVLIVGQLGNLQQLNWTQVKGKLQPVVTKEVWQSALGILNPNPTDSCPLYLSQALVASLPPRVSRHNSPSAAHFLSRLVRTCLPAGNTRCILVVCERSDVFASACAIARAFPIFSRRSSASRRSEKKLVTVEFITVGNNNGPLDASTLECLTNAADGVRLAARIVDTPCSEMNTDHFLEEIRSVGQELGIPPTIIRGEDLKQKGFGGIYGVGKAAEHPPALAVLSHTPSGATQTIAWVGKGIVYDTGGLSIKGKTTMPGMKRDCGGAAAILGAFKAAVKQGFKDNLHAVFCLAENAVGPTATRPDDIHTLYSGKTVEINNTDAEGRLVLSDGVVYASKDLTADIILDMATLTGAQGISTGKYHCAVMTNSERWEAACVRAGRSSGDLAHPLVYCPELHYSEFTSAVADMKNSVADRENAQSSCAGLFIGSHLGFDWPGVWVHVDIASPVHAGERATGFGVALLLSLFGQASEDPMLNMVSPLGGASDTSSADSMERDCKRRRLV